In Candidatus Hydrogenedentota bacterium, the following proteins share a genomic window:
- a CDS encoding MerC domain-containing protein: MSTIPAKGHIDKIAIGLSALCAVHCLILPLIAGLLPALAALTGSHVHFHTLMLVAVLPLSSFALGAGWLRHRDAAVLALGLTGLILIVVAATVGHDLPSEAAERWTTVAGSLLLALAHLRNYRQCRPSDGCHKGPCQSRC; encoded by the coding sequence ATGAGCACTATTCCCGCCAAGGGACATATCGATAAGATCGCCATCGGACTATCCGCCCTGTGCGCGGTGCACTGCCTCATTCTGCCCCTTATCGCGGGTTTGCTGCCCGCCCTCGCGGCGCTCACCGGCAGCCACGTCCATTTTCACACGCTCATGCTCGTGGCTGTGCTCCCGCTTAGCAGCTTCGCGCTGGGGGCGGGATGGTTGCGCCACCGGGACGCCGCCGTGCTGGCGCTGGGCCTGACCGGACTCATCCTCATTGTGGTGGCGGCCACGGTGGGTCACGATCTTCCGTCGGAAGCCGCCGAACGCTGGACTACCGTCGCGGGCTCACTTCTCCTGGCCCTGGCGCACCTGCGCAACTATCGCCAGTGCAGGCCTTCGGACGGCTGCCACAAGGGCCCCTGCCAGTCCCGTTGCTGA